The Malus domestica chromosome 10, GDT2T_hap1 genome contains a region encoding:
- the LOC103402284 gene encoding serine/threonine-protein kinase SRK2E isoform X1, with translation MNRSVLTVGPAMDMPIMHDSDRYELVRDIGSGNFGVARLMRDKQTGELVAVKYIERGEKIDENVQREIINHRSLRHPNIVRFKEVILTPTHLAIVMEYASGGELFERICNAGRFSEDEARFFFQQLISGVSYCHAMQVCHRDLKLENTLLDGSPAPRLKICDFGYSKSSVLHSQPKSTVGTPAYIAPEVLLKKEYDGKIADVWSCGVTLYVMLVGAYPFEDPGEPKNFRKTIHRITNVQYSIPDYVHISPECRHLISRIFVAEPEKRITIPEIRNHEWFLKNLPADLMVENTMNNQFEEPDQPMQSLDEIMQIIAEATIPAAGANSLNQYLAGSLDIDNMEEDLESDPDIDIDSSGEIVYAI, from the exons atGAATCGGTCTGTGCTCACAGTTGGGCCAGCCATGGACATGCCGATCATGCACGACAGCGATCGGTACGAGCTGGTTCGGGATATTGGGTCGGGAAATTTCGGGGTTGCACGGCTTATGAGGGACAAGCAGACTGGTGAGCTTGTTGCTGTGAAATACATAGAGAGAGGTGAGAAG ATAGATGAAAATGTACAAAGAGAAATTATAAACCACAGGTCATTGAGGCATCCGAACATTGTCCGGTTCAAAGAG GTAATATTAACACCCACTCATCTGGCTATTGTGATGGAATATGCATCTGGGGGAGAGCTCTTTGAGCGTATATGCAACGCTGGGCGTTTCAGTGAGGATGAG GCGCGTTTCTTCTTCCAGCAACTTATATCAGGAGTCAGTTACTGTCATGCAATG CAAGTGTGCCACCGGGACTTGAAGTTGGAGAACACATTGTTAGATGGAAGTCCAGCTCCTCGTTTAAAAATATGTGACTTTGGCTACTCTAAG TCCTCAGTGCTGCATTCACAACCAAAATCGACCGTGGGCACCCCTGCATATATTGCACCTGAGGTGTTACTCAAGAAAGAATATGATGGAAAG ATTGCAGATGTATGGTCTTGTGGGGTGACCTTATACGTCATGTTGGTGGGTGCATATCCATTTGAAGATCCTGGGGAGCCTAAAAACTTCCGCAAGACAATACAC CGGATAACGAATGTCCAGTACTCTATTCCTGACTATGTTCATATATCTCCGGAGTGCCGCCATCTAATATCAAGGATTTTCGTAGCTGAGCCCGAGAAG AGGATAACCATCCCTGAGATCAGGAACCACGAATGGTTTCTAAAGAACCTTCCAGCAGATCTCATGGTTGAAAACACCATGAACAACCAGTTTGAAGAGCCGGATCAACCCATGCAAAGCCTTGATGAGATTATGCAGATAATTGCCGAGGCTACAATACCTGCGGCCGGGGCCAACAGTCTCAACCAGTATCTTGCTGGCAGCCTGGACATAGATAACATGGAGGAGGACCTCGAGTCTGATCCCGACATTGACATTGACAGCAGCGGAGAGATAGTCTATGCAATTTAA